A genome region from Acaryochloris marina S15 includes the following:
- a CDS encoding ATP-binding protein → MNDKGLGVGEAIELIDNWLVARNRKQLTSAEKLLISAAWENRKYEDVAEESGYNPDYLKQAGQGLWRTLSLVIGKKVTKTRLRSMVEGKKLELARHQLTKKYSKEMRGELEPPEFTVLGRRPPTVEQYFGYKAELAMLRQSVLERQCVLVVGQAGIGKSSLCSKLLEQLKISADNHFEQVVWQSMSSHQNLDSLLEEIFRCLKLSPYDSSKDLTVQVTELVEFLHREKILIVLDGAEEILKEATNNNQYGKNENYGWFLEQIRECSHSSCFLITSREPFKDLEFAETSGQSVRIMDIKGLGQDAYRFLESQGLMDTNDGFRLLIHRYRSNPFLLKLVSARIRNYFGGDVNAFIQCDSILMSESVQQALDTQFRLGIWTALERELMQILAHSDKNGEGISFQEVFQMLKQQKGDLSMHEFIAAIDNLVSRSLLERCQEDSEPLILSLQPVIRKYLLKDPSGVIQESLAA, encoded by the coding sequence ATGAATGACAAGGGTTTAGGCGTCGGTGAAGCGATAGAGCTGATCGATAACTGGCTAGTGGCTAGGAATCGTAAACAGCTCACTTCAGCAGAGAAGCTTCTGATCTCTGCTGCTTGGGAGAATCGGAAATATGAAGATGTAGCGGAAGAATCAGGTTACAACCCTGATTACCTCAAACAAGCAGGTCAAGGTTTGTGGCGAACGCTTAGTCTTGTGATTGGCAAGAAAGTGACCAAGACCCGCCTAAGAAGTATGGTTGAGGGTAAAAAGCTGGAATTAGCTCGCCATCAATTGACGAAGAAATATTCTAAAGAAATGAGGGGTGAGCTTGAGCCTCCTGAGTTTACTGTTCTGGGTCGTCGCCCCCCTACGGTTGAACAGTATTTTGGGTATAAAGCAGAGCTAGCGATGCTTCGGCAAAGTGTACTAGAACGTCAATGTGTCTTAGTAGTAGGCCAGGCAGGTATTGGCAAGAGTTCACTCTGCTCAAAGCTGTTGGAGCAATTGAAGATATCTGCTGATAATCATTTTGAGCAAGTGGTCTGGCAGAGTATGTCTAGCCATCAGAATCTTGATAGCTTGCTGGAGGAAATATTTAGATGCTTGAAATTAAGCCCCTATGACTCATCTAAGGATCTGACGGTTCAAGTTACTGAGTTAGTTGAATTCCTCCATCGTGAAAAGATCCTGATCGTACTTGATGGTGCGGAGGAAATACTTAAAGAGGCAACCAACAATAATCAGTACGGTAAGAACGAAAACTATGGTTGGTTCTTAGAGCAGATAAGGGAGTGTTCCCATTCCTCTTGTTTCCTGATTACCAGTAGAGAGCCCTTTAAAGATCTGGAGTTCGCCGAAACGTCGGGCCAATCGGTACGCATCATGGATATCAAAGGACTAGGACAAGATGCATATCGTTTTCTAGAATCCCAAGGACTGATGGATACGAATGATGGATTTAGATTATTAATCCATCGCTATCGGTCAAACCCGTTTCTTCTCAAATTAGTTTCTGCTCGAATCCGTAACTATTTTGGTGGGGATGTGAACGCCTTTATTCAATGCGATTCCATCTTAATGAGTGAGTCTGTCCAGCAAGCCCTGGATACTCAATTTAGATTAGGAATTTGGACCGCATTAGAACGAGAATTAATGCAGATCTTGGCGCATTCCGATAAAAATGGAGAGGGGATCTCTTTTCAAGAAGTATTTCAGATGCTAAAACAGCAGAAAGGCGATTTATCCATGCATGAGTTTATCGCAGCAATAGATAACTTGGTGAGTCGTTCATTGTTGGAACGCTGCCAAGAAGATAGTGAACCCTTAATCTTGTCCCTGCAACCCGTCATTCGGAAATATCTGCTTAAAGATCCATCAGGAGTGATACAAGAATCCCTTGCTGCATAG
- a CDS encoding serine/threonine-protein kinase → MRPIDGPIPQAIEVFECEDTTGGEGIDPGTHLIIKILLVSDRFESYDAKRVNLLYRESKALLNVEHPGIPIAPKNGFFCLNDTGIAKEVYCLVQQKIEGQTLEEWLDDQGSISEKQALDWLNQLAETLHAVHQKGYFHRDIKPANIMIKPDGKLVLIDFGAARDLTDTFLARISSAPLESDYKHELEVTSIFTAGYAPPEQMNGKGLPQSDFYALGRTFVHLLTGVHPNRLPGDIYTGKLTWRDKVPQLSKPFADFLDQLMSIPPGKRPQNTASLLLYLQSSLPKKLKRNRLFNDRRFQFGLGILFLLLLAIGFKLGTQRLSRYYFLLANEQQSKGKLAEARGYYERAIQLNSTNKTAYNNLGVVCQQLQDVDCVLESYYKGLDVKPNDEVLFYNLGTIHEDVQDYAKARQYYQKSIDASQGQYLAPVNNLARLDLLDNKPQAAEARIRQVLDQSDHDRVMASLYKNLGWAQYQQKQYVQAVVSLKKSMQFNPEEVSTHCLLAKAENSLGQPSATNWEICLLAKSDLPEVWEWRYQYIQQKEKIVKP, encoded by the coding sequence TTGCGTCCAATCGATGGTCCTATTCCTCAAGCAATTGAAGTTTTTGAGTGTGAGGATACAACAGGAGGTGAAGGCATTGATCCGGGAACTCACCTGATCATCAAGATACTTTTGGTCAGCGATCGGTTTGAGTCCTATGACGCCAAGCGGGTTAATCTACTGTATCGAGAATCGAAAGCTCTCCTCAATGTTGAACACCCTGGAATCCCTATTGCTCCCAAAAATGGTTTTTTCTGTCTGAATGACACGGGTATCGCTAAGGAAGTGTACTGCCTGGTTCAACAGAAAATTGAGGGCCAGACGCTAGAAGAGTGGCTAGACGATCAGGGTTCCATTTCAGAGAAACAAGCATTGGATTGGTTGAATCAACTCGCAGAAACCCTTCATGCCGTTCACCAAAAGGGATATTTCCACCGAGATATCAAACCCGCAAATATCATGATTAAGCCAGATGGGAAGCTGGTGCTTATTGACTTTGGGGCAGCAAGAGATCTTACTGATACCTTTTTAGCAAGGATTAGCTCAGCTCCTTTAGAGAGTGACTACAAACATGAGCTAGAGGTCACGAGTATTTTTACGGCGGGCTATGCTCCACCGGAACAAATGAACGGCAAAGGATTACCCCAAAGTGACTTTTATGCTCTTGGTCGCACCTTTGTTCACCTTCTCACGGGTGTTCATCCCAATCGATTACCTGGAGATATTTACACTGGGAAATTGACCTGGCGAGATAAGGTCCCTCAGCTCTCCAAGCCTTTCGCTGATTTCCTCGATCAGCTGATGTCGATCCCACCGGGAAAGCGGCCCCAAAACACAGCATCCCTATTACTGTATTTACAATCTTCATTACCTAAAAAACTAAAACGCAATAGACTTTTCAATGATCGACGATTTCAGTTTGGCCTTGGCATTCTATTCTTATTGCTTCTGGCAATAGGGTTTAAGTTAGGGACACAACGCTTGTCGCGCTACTATTTCCTATTGGCAAATGAACAGCAGAGCAAAGGGAAGTTGGCAGAAGCCAGAGGCTACTACGAGCGGGCTATCCAGTTGAATTCAACTAACAAGACTGCCTACAACAATCTCGGAGTGGTCTGTCAGCAATTACAGGATGTGGATTGCGTCTTAGAGAGCTATTACAAAGGACTGGACGTTAAGCCTAATGATGAGGTGCTATTTTACAATCTCGGCACCATCCATGAAGATGTCCAAGACTATGCCAAGGCAAGGCAGTATTACCAAAAATCGATTGATGCGAGTCAAGGACAATACCTAGCCCCAGTCAACAACCTGGCGAGGTTAGACCTGCTCGATAATAAGCCCCAAGCAGCCGAAGCTCGGATTCGGCAAGTGTTAGATCAATCTGACCATGATCGGGTGATGGCATCCCTGTATAAAAATCTGGGATGGGCACAGTACCAGCAAAAACAATACGTTCAGGCCGTTGTAAGTTTAAAGAAGAGTATGCAGTTTAACCCTGAAGAGGTTAGTACTCACTGTCTATTGGCAAAAGCTGAGAATTCTCTGGGCCAACCTTCTGCAACTAATTGGGAAATATGCCTTCTTGCCAAGTCTGACCTGCCCGAAGTATGGGAATGGAGATATCAGTATATTCAGCAGAAAGAGAAGATAGTCAAGCCCTAG
- a CDS encoding CHAT domain-containing protein: MKKIPSYQLFSLFCLVCSQTFTAPAFASQSQIQQGDMLIQQGLESLKRNKPQTALKLFNNAHSIYKKASHPPGFYRASINKSVALKKMGQYYRACTTLTKVLTLDYEYCQSQSGRQLNQSLLEIEINNKLDTTQQLAALHNLGNNLQILGRLESSQIILQHASSLKPSNRDIRLSLANTYHAQYKRAISQRTLTRDTLTEAQLGLDAKLHAQSAIKLYGNLASSPTHRIHAQLNSLQLILSLDDSDAFDVVQLRKDSQTLIHPLIKNLISNDFSQFPEAEAINLQLKLSQLLSEVDQKPITSKISNSLLAEAFNHAKSALLKANTLNDPRLKSQAYGTLGRLYLQSKQQEDAMQVFKQALNLAQANTDDSLAYQWSWHIAQIHQQQGNRSQALTAYDTSIQHLEQVRTKLISATSDLQFSYQESVEPVYTEYLQLLLASPSPDLELVLSTHQQLQVAELENYLKCGRLNVTNVNKPQQSDSATRIHIFQLEDKVDIIVQNSEGLYRHQPDSEIVMEEVFNLVVMLDNDNTYLISESRIKKSSQALYQQILGPIKQYLPTSGSLIFHLDSHFQNLPMGLLHDGQTYLIEKYPVQTALSVQLRQAQTKDLSQMNVLFAGLSNSAPSFNQPNVPSNLNPLPEVEAELEGVAKASNLESSLLNHEFTTDRLETALRQDTEVVHIATHGLFSSDLSKTMLLAYNQPINALEFHNMLNRKRHNGHASLELLILSACQTAKGDKKSALGLAGIATQAGSRNTLASLWLADSSATTELISAFYQELKDNSSKAKALQQAQLKLIRSEDYSHPFFWGNFILVGN; this comes from the coding sequence ATGAAAAAAATCCCTTCCTATCAACTTTTTAGCCTTTTCTGTCTAGTCTGTAGTCAGACTTTTACTGCTCCAGCTTTCGCATCTCAATCCCAGATTCAGCAAGGGGATATGCTGATCCAGCAGGGCTTAGAATCTCTGAAGAGAAACAAGCCCCAAACAGCTTTAAAGCTCTTTAATAACGCACATTCTATTTACAAGAAAGCCAGTCACCCACCCGGCTTTTACAGGGCATCCATCAACAAAAGCGTTGCTCTGAAAAAGATGGGGCAATACTATCGCGCTTGCACCACTCTGACCAAAGTCCTTACTCTTGATTATGAATACTGCCAGAGTCAATCTGGAAGACAACTTAACCAGAGCCTATTAGAGATAGAGATCAATAACAAGTTAGATACCACTCAACAGTTGGCCGCACTTCACAACCTGGGGAATAACCTGCAAATCCTGGGACGACTAGAATCATCACAGATTATCCTCCAACATGCTTCTAGCTTGAAGCCTTCCAATCGTGATATCCGATTGAGTCTGGCAAATACCTATCACGCTCAATATAAGCGAGCTATCAGTCAACGCACTTTAACGAGAGATACTCTTACTGAAGCCCAGTTGGGTCTTGATGCCAAACTACATGCTCAATCAGCAATCAAGCTTTATGGCAACCTGGCGTCCAGCCCAACTCATCGCATCCATGCTCAACTGAATAGCCTCCAGCTCATTCTTAGCCTCGATGATTCGGACGCTTTTGACGTCGTTCAATTGCGCAAAGACTCCCAAACTCTCATCCACCCTCTCATCAAAAATCTAATCTCTAATGACTTCAGCCAATTTCCTGAAGCCGAGGCTATCAACCTACAGCTCAAACTAAGCCAACTCTTGAGTGAGGTAGACCAAAAACCGATCACCTCTAAAATCAGTAATTCTTTGTTAGCTGAGGCATTCAACCATGCTAAATCTGCCCTGTTGAAAGCCAATACCCTAAATGATCCCAGGCTGAAATCTCAAGCCTATGGCACCCTCGGCAGACTCTATCTGCAATCAAAGCAGCAAGAGGATGCGATGCAAGTCTTTAAACAAGCGCTCAATCTAGCCCAGGCTAATACAGACGATAGCCTAGCGTATCAATGGTCATGGCACATCGCCCAGATCCACCAGCAGCAGGGAAACCGATCTCAAGCACTGACCGCCTATGACACCAGCATCCAACATTTGGAGCAGGTAAGAACTAAGCTCATCTCGGCAACGTCTGACCTTCAATTTAGCTATCAAGAAAGTGTGGAGCCTGTCTATACAGAATACCTACAACTCTTATTAGCCTCGCCATCTCCTGATCTTGAGCTGGTTCTTTCCACTCATCAACAACTGCAAGTGGCTGAACTAGAAAATTATCTAAAATGTGGCAGGCTCAATGTCACCAATGTGAATAAACCACAGCAATCTGACTCGGCCACCCGAATTCACATTTTCCAATTAGAGGACAAAGTTGACATCATTGTCCAAAACTCAGAGGGGCTATATCGCCATCAACCCGATTCAGAGATCGTGATGGAGGAGGTATTTAATCTCGTCGTTATGCTGGACAATGACAACACCTATCTAATTTCTGAATCACGAATCAAGAAAAGCTCCCAGGCACTATACCAGCAAATCTTAGGCCCCATCAAGCAATATCTACCGACATCAGGTTCACTCATCTTTCATCTAGATAGCCACTTCCAAAATCTACCGATGGGGCTTTTACATGATGGGCAAACCTATCTGATTGAAAAATACCCTGTGCAGACCGCTCTAAGCGTTCAGCTCAGACAAGCTCAGACCAAAGATCTGAGTCAGATGAATGTCCTGTTTGCTGGACTCTCGAATTCAGCCCCCAGCTTTAATCAGCCCAACGTCCCTAGCAACCTCAATCCTTTGCCTGAAGTGGAGGCTGAACTTGAGGGTGTCGCCAAAGCCTCTAATTTAGAGTCTTCATTACTCAATCATGAGTTCACAACAGATCGACTAGAAACCGCTCTACGTCAGGATACAGAGGTCGTTCACATCGCCACTCACGGTTTATTTAGCTCAGATCTCTCAAAAACAATGCTGCTGGCCTACAACCAGCCCATCAATGCCCTGGAATTCCACAATATGCTCAACAGGAAGCGTCATAATGGTCATGCCTCTTTGGAATTGCTGATCCTCAGCGCATGTCAGACGGCTAAGGGCGATAAGAAGTCTGCTCTCGGTTTAGCCGGAATAGCCACACAAGCAGGCTCTAGAAATACGCTAGCCTCTCTATGGCTAGCCGATTCAAGTGCAACAACAGAACTCATTTCAGCCTTCTATCAGGAACTCAAAGATAATTCGTCCAAAGCTAAAGCATTACAGCAAGCCCAACTCAAGCTCATTCGATCTGAGGACTATTCCCATCCTTTTTTCTGGGGCAACTTTATTCTCGTTGGCAATTGA
- a CDS encoding filamentous hemagglutinin N-terminal domain-containing protein yields MKILEFSLQKTAIAVILLSLLGTTSAQGQIVPDRSVNSRVTNQGNIFLIEDGSVRGRNLFHSFQNFSVPTGGTAYFKNAANIQNIFSRVTGKSISSIDGILKANSTANLFLLNPNGIVFGTNAQLDIGGSFLGTTANSIEFVDGMQFSALSPQSPPLLTVATPVGIQLGSNPGNIRVTNSGHQLSANLFFPVSGKDNPRGLQVLPGKTLALVGGDVFLDGGIIRAPGGRIEIGSVKQSQVKFDTSNTQRSFIYDRGSTGEITLTNRSLLETTGQGGALIGVHGRNIQFLKGSAALMNNQGVVADKELKVVATELIDIGDASLPEILASGLYSESTNSGSGAPITLISPAIVVRDGSRLSSRTFSSTDGGKISIKASKYLDLEGTSPINPLGVSVINTITFGSGKAGDINISTSQLSISQGGRLSSATFGRGDGGKVSVFADLVEVTGFEPIFMQPSNLSSASLGSGSSGNLVINTSKLILEDSGEVNVSISSSGNSGKLEINAHEYIEIRGSSGMGLPSSIAANAIQVDPVLRQLLKLPPLPSGDSGSVTINTPRLLLKYGGQLSARNEGTGDAGELKISANIIALEDNSLISAATFGGEGGNVFIFADFILLKDSSITASATQKGTGGNITAISDLVVAIGESSFTAEAEKGQGGNISITAQAAIFGPKVEFSVSSDAGLQLDGNINLDVEETGAEETTAPKPDVERPPQLISDCNPSTGDSKFVAMGPGALQVEPSHFAETDSILGIPTFQLAFKSQTAPPPIENPIVEATGWTKDNGKTVLITKTKTQSTHTSSDPSMCKKS; encoded by the coding sequence ATGAAAATCCTAGAGTTTTCACTGCAAAAAACAGCTATAGCAGTAATTTTGCTAAGTCTACTAGGGACAACATCTGCTCAAGGGCAAATTGTTCCAGATCGCTCTGTTAATTCTCGCGTCACTAATCAAGGAAATATATTCCTTATTGAGGATGGTTCTGTGAGAGGAAGAAATCTTTTCCATAGCTTCCAAAATTTTTCTGTGCCAACAGGTGGAACAGCTTATTTTAAAAATGCTGCCAATATCCAAAACATTTTTAGTCGTGTTACGGGCAAGTCGATATCGAGTATTGACGGTATCCTTAAGGCCAATAGTACTGCTAACTTGTTTCTCTTAAATCCTAATGGGATTGTATTTGGCACGAACGCTCAACTAGATATCGGTGGCTCTTTTCTAGGAACTACTGCAAATAGCATTGAATTTGTTGATGGAATGCAATTCAGCGCTTTATCCCCTCAATCTCCTCCCCTACTGACGGTAGCAACACCCGTAGGTATTCAGTTAGGTAGTAATCCTGGGAATATTCGCGTTACTAATAGTGGACATCAACTTTCTGCTAACCTATTTTTTCCTGTATCGGGAAAGGATAACCCCAGAGGCTTGCAAGTGTTGCCAGGTAAAACTCTTGCCTTGGTAGGTGGAGATGTTTTTTTAGATGGTGGTATTATCCGTGCCCCTGGAGGTCGAATTGAGATAGGGAGTGTTAAACAAAGTCAGGTGAAATTTGACACCTCTAACACCCAAAGGTCTTTCATCTATGATCGAGGGTCTACTGGGGAAATCACTTTAACAAACCGATCACTACTTGAAACGACTGGACAAGGTGGTGCATTAATCGGTGTACATGGGCGAAATATTCAGTTCCTAAAGGGTTCAGCGGCTTTGATGAACAACCAAGGAGTAGTCGCAGACAAGGAACTAAAAGTAGTCGCAACAGAATTAATAGATATCGGCGATGCCTCATTGCCTGAAATATTGGCTTCAGGACTATATTCTGAATCGACTAATTCAGGCTCTGGCGCTCCAATCACCCTAATTTCTCCCGCCATAGTAGTACGCGATGGGAGTAGATTATCCTCTCGAACTTTTTCCTCAACTGATGGAGGAAAAATATCGATTAAAGCCTCCAAATACCTGGATCTTGAAGGGACCTCACCAATCAATCCTTTAGGAGTCAGTGTTATTAATACTATTACTTTCGGTTCGGGTAAGGCTGGAGATATCAATATCTCTACTTCTCAACTATCAATTAGTCAAGGCGGACGTTTATCTTCTGCTACTTTTGGCAGAGGGGATGGTGGTAAGGTTTCGGTTTTTGCTGATTTAGTCGAGGTGACCGGATTTGAGCCTATATTTATGCAACCAAGTAACCTATCATCTGCAAGTCTTGGATCAGGAAGTTCCGGGAATTTAGTGATTAATACCTCTAAGTTAATCCTAGAAGACAGCGGAGAAGTTAATGTTTCGATTTCAAGTTCAGGGAATAGTGGCAAATTGGAAATAAATGCCCATGAATATATTGAAATTCGTGGTAGTTCTGGAATGGGTCTACCTAGCTCAATTGCCGCTAACGCCATTCAAGTAGATCCGGTACTTCGACAGCTTCTTAAACTTCCCCCACTTCCCAGTGGAGATTCTGGAAGTGTCACCATCAATACTCCCCGGCTACTTCTCAAGTATGGGGGGCAGTTATCTGCCCGTAATGAAGGCACTGGCGATGCTGGAGAGCTGAAGATTTCTGCAAACATTATTGCCCTTGAGGACAATAGTCTCATTAGTGCAGCAACTTTTGGTGGTGAGGGTGGTAATGTCTTTATTTTTGCTGACTTCATCTTACTCAAAGACAGCTCAATTACAGCATCAGCCACCCAAAAAGGCACGGGAGGAAATATCACAGCCATCTCTGATTTAGTTGTAGCTATAGGAGAAAGCAGTTTTACTGCGGAGGCAGAGAAAGGTCAAGGGGGAAATATTTCAATCACAGCCCAAGCAGCTATATTTGGCCCCAAGGTGGAATTCAGCGTATCTTCGGACGCCGGACTTCAGTTAGATGGCAATATCAACCTTGATGTCGAAGAAACCGGAGCTGAAGAGACAACTGCACCTAAACCAGATGTTGAGCGTCCACCTCAACTCATCTCAGACTGCAACCCCTCCACTGGAGACAGTAAATTCGTTGCTATGGGGCCAGGTGCTTTGCAAGTAGAACCCAGTCATTTTGCAGAAACAGATTCGATACTGGGTATTCCTACCTTCCAATTAGCATTCAAATCGCAGACTGCCCCACCGCCAATAGAGAACCCAATAGTGGAAGCAACTGGATGGACTAAAGATAATGGCAAAACAGTCCTGATCACAAAAACTAAGACTCAATCTACACACACCTCATCAGATCCCTCAATGTGTAAGAAGTCATAA
- a CDS encoding NAD(P)/FAD-dependent oxidoreductase → MTDISGSGSPQKIYDVLIVGAGPVGLATAIGLRKRGITNILVIDQASEFRKVGQVVDLLPNGLKAIKYTDSEAYEKIKETASKAHQLPVEKKSSSSPNEVKKEKPAAKKGKWIQKNLQGEITLSIPTDFESWFERYGEGRVSLSWFDLQTTLRNLLPPDIVQANHRCVHVEEEDGWVQVNTISDASTSRNPFAHWEMMPSNVNPSDSTQANQESDHQKSLYAKLVIAADGVNSTIRQLLYSKTDLRQWAQPQYSGVAAIGCFGINNIPISMIEELKAKCFQGDPFVTLHNNSIKLDSQDLEQLRLVLMRRPDNTIGYLLHASIDLDSWKDKSPSELIELGVKALKNGDFPSICTKLLRLSNPEKIIHRLYYIHPVTTPVDSQIAWSHGRIVLLGDAAHAMPPFIAQGANQGLEDAAFIATEITKLIQENSLDNKNKIADAFNKYEKVRRPFMEKVQAATMKSTPWEQKEWEDFNEILHRREFPSSFAI, encoded by the coding sequence ATGACTGATATCAGTGGTTCAGGTTCTCCACAGAAAATTTATGATGTCTTGATTGTAGGTGCAGGTCCAGTGGGCTTGGCAACAGCGATTGGCTTACGAAAGAGAGGCATCACAAATATCCTCGTCATCGATCAAGCCAGTGAATTTCGTAAAGTTGGGCAAGTTGTTGATCTATTACCCAATGGATTAAAAGCAATTAAGTATACCGATTCAGAAGCCTACGAGAAAATCAAGGAGACAGCTTCAAAAGCACATCAGCTTCCAGTTGAAAAGAAGTCTTCAAGTAGCCCAAACGAGGTTAAAAAAGAGAAGCCAGCAGCTAAGAAAGGAAAATGGATTCAAAAAAACTTACAAGGTGAAATTACTCTTTCGATTCCTACGGATTTTGAAAGTTGGTTTGAGCGCTATGGAGAGGGACGAGTTTCTTTATCTTGGTTTGACTTACAAACAACATTGAGAAATTTGCTCCCTCCAGATATTGTTCAAGCAAACCATCGTTGCGTTCATGTTGAGGAAGAAGATGGATGGGTGCAAGTCAATACGATTTCAGATGCATCAACCTCACGTAATCCATTTGCTCATTGGGAAATGATGCCATCCAATGTAAATCCTTCCGACTCGACTCAAGCCAATCAAGAATCTGACCACCAAAAATCGTTATATGCCAAATTAGTGATTGCAGCAGATGGTGTTAATTCAACAATTCGACAATTGCTTTATTCCAAAACAGATTTAAGGCAATGGGCACAACCTCAATATTCCGGTGTTGCTGCTATTGGTTGTTTTGGAATAAATAATATACCGATTTCAATGATTGAAGAACTGAAGGCTAAATGCTTTCAAGGAGATCCATTTGTAACCCTTCATAATAATTCTATCAAGTTAGATTCCCAAGATTTAGAGCAATTACGTCTGGTCTTGATGCGAAGACCAGATAACACTATTGGATATTTACTCCATGCTTCTATAGACTTGGATTCTTGGAAAGATAAATCACCATCTGAGCTTATTGAACTAGGAGTAAAGGCATTGAAAAATGGTGATTTTCCTTCAATTTGCACAAAGCTGTTACGTTTATCGAATCCTGAAAAAATAATTCATCGCCTATATTACATTCATCCAGTGACTACCCCGGTTGATTCTCAAATTGCTTGGAGTCACGGGCGTATAGTTTTACTAGGGGATGCTGCTCATGCAATGCCTCCTTTCATAGCTCAAGGCGCGAATCAAGGACTAGAAGATGCTGCATTTATTGCTACCGAAATTACTAAGCTGATTCAAGAAAATAGCTTAGACAATAAAAATAAGATCGCCGATGCATTTAACAAGTATGAGAAAGTTCGCAGACCTTTCATGGAAAAAGTTCAAGCAGCAACGATGAAATCCACTCCCTGGGAACAAAAAGAATGGGAAGATTTTAATGAGATTCTTCATCGTCGTGAATTCCCCTCATCATTCGCTATCTAA
- a CDS encoding putative dsRNA-binding protein, whose translation MEPEISSYSPATSCTERYHFSETTLRSQHSLKLTISLTPEHLGFLAYTFPNEDPEDALIKLLDSARNRAIRRAEQQVRVLHPGQEGSKDQSVSLVDDVVENPIGELQELCQHQQISMPRYEFEEISEGFRCMAQAMGLRGVGEGTSKKEAKAEAAKRLLGKAAPN comes from the coding sequence ATGGAACCAGAAATAAGCAGCTATTCCCCTGCAACCTCATGTACCGAACGATACCACTTTTCGGAGACGACTTTGCGATCTCAACATTCCCTCAAACTGACCATCAGCCTCACTCCCGAACACCTTGGGTTTCTCGCTTACACATTCCCCAACGAAGATCCTGAAGATGCCCTGATCAAACTCCTCGATAGCGCACGAAACCGAGCCATTCGCAGAGCAGAACAGCAAGTGAGAGTCCTACATCCAGGCCAAGAAGGAAGCAAAGACCAATCCGTGAGCCTAGTTGATGATGTGGTGGAGAATCCGATCGGTGAGTTACAGGAGTTATGCCAGCATCAGCAAATCTCAATGCCCAGGTACGAGTTCGAGGAAATTTCGGAGGGGTTTCGTTGTATGGCACAGGCGATGGGATTACGGGGAGTTGGCGAGGGTACATCGAAGAAAGAGGCGAAAGCGGAGGCTGCGAAGAGACTGCTTGGCAAAGCTGCTCCAAATTAA
- a CDS encoding transposase, giving the protein MPQTKPYKWIPTFLTLEQFETFVLPHLHIGTRGPQPKLSLHAIFNYILKLLHLGCQWSELPIEKDKNGRPEINHSSVYRAFRRYETHGCFEDIFKASVSMLNEKGKLDASIIHGDGTTTAAKKGGDNLGFSGHKHMKGDKVVAFCDRNCNVISPFITAPGNRNESPLFKTALTQVMSTARTIGIDLIGTVVSLDGVYDSRENRKAIFNRRMVPNINENLRGRKTPKPGPKRLFDSSIFQERFNTIERVFAWEDKFKRLLLRFEWISKLHYALKSLAYTMINLRHFCQG; this is encoded by the coding sequence ATGCCTCAAACTAAGCCCTATAAATGGATTCCAACATTCTTAACCCTTGAGCAGTTTGAGACATTTGTCTTACCCCATTTGCACATCGGCACTCGGGGACCTCAACCAAAGCTCTCTTTGCATGCCATCTTCAACTACATTTTGAAGTTGCTGCACTTGGGATGTCAGTGGAGTGAGCTACCCATTGAAAAGGACAAAAATGGGCGACCGGAAATTAACCACTCCAGTGTTTATCGAGCCTTTCGACGCTATGAAACCCATGGGTGTTTTGAAGACATTTTCAAGGCGTCAGTCTCAATGCTTAATGAAAAAGGAAAGTTGGATGCCAGCATTATTCATGGAGATGGGACAACCACTGCAGCCAAGAAAGGGGGCGACAATCTGGGATTCAGTGGACACAAGCACATGAAGGGTGACAAAGTGGTTGCCTTTTGTGATCGCAATTGCAATGTGATCTCTCCCTTTATCACTGCTCCTGGTAACCGGAACGAGTCACCTCTATTCAAAACGGCACTGACGCAAGTAATGAGTACAGCCCGAACCATAGGTATAGACTTGATTGGGACTGTCGTCAGCTTGGATGGCGTGTACGATAGTCGTGAGAATCGCAAGGCCATTTTCAATCGAAGGATGGTGCCAAATATCAATGAAAATCTTCGGGGGAGAAAGACGCCAAAGCCAGGTCCAAAAAGGCTGTTCGATTCATCCATCTTCCAAGAAAGATTCAATACCATTGAGCGAGTCTTTGCCTGGGAGGATAAATTCAAGCGCTTGCTACTGCGATTCGAGTGGATCAGTAAGTTGCACTATGCCCTGAAAAGCTTGGCATACACGATGATCAATCTTCGGCATTTTTGCCAAGGGTAA